The window GGTTGTGAACCACACCGCCGGGGTTTCGTAGCGCTCGGTCCGATCTCGCAGCCAGCtagccagccagccagtTCCCGCTCGAATGGGGACACTTGCATGTCATAGGCTCGTTCGTTGCATGGCGCCTCTTGTTCAAGGTGCATTGTGATGTACCGTACTGCACAATGTGCGACCCACTGTCCTTCTGCTTTGTCAAGTGAATGCCctcacagtcgtgagtcttgaTGACGGGAAAAAGTGGCGACcgcagcagtcacagtcgtggGTTGCATCTGCCACGGAAACAGTAGTAAAAAcccgaatcacgaatcgtgaatgccagcacagcacagcacagcacagcatGCAGCAtgcagcacgcagcacgcAACActcagcaacagcagatcacaatcgtgaatcgcgaatcgcgaatcgtcgtgcgtgaatTCATCAAATAATGAACCGCAGCCGACACGCATTCACCGACTCGTGAACGCTGTGTCGCTCCTCGATTTTGGGCGTCTCAATGCAAGCGCAGGTGGACTAGCGTTCTGAAGAAGGTCTTGGCACACCTTCAtgccagtcgtgagtcttggTTTGCCTCAGATGTTCATACCTTGTGCTCGCTTGCCAGCTACTTCGCATCCACTGATGCACGCTGCCTGCGGTATCTCGACGATGTGTCCGAAGTTTGTCTTGGCAGCCCGTTTCGAGGTTCGCTCGCGGCTGTCTCGCCTGCTCCGCCTGTCTTCTTCTGCCCCGTTCTCCTATTTCGATTGTCTTGGTGTGGTACACAAGTCGACACCTTGTTCAGAGCAACGAGACAACACAAACAACGATCGTCGCTCGTTTGTGCTCTTTCAGAGGCAGATGAAATGTCCTGTTGTCAGATGTGGGCGTGGCCTGGTGTCGCGAGGAGGCTGGCTGATAACTTAGCTTGTCGCTGTCGATTCATGTTTGCAGCTCGGCTTGCATCTGGAGCGTCAAGCACCAAGGTgcaacactcgtgactctgctCGTGCACCTTCTGCAGATGAAAGGCCCTCGCCGTCCATCGATTCTccgcaccagcaccagcactTGCATCATTGGCAACAACAAACCCCCTAACCAAGCCAGCGGGTGGGACCTGCCAACGTCAGCTGCTCATACTACGCTAGCAATCCAACCAGCCAACTCAAGACACTCATAGGGATTCCGGCGTCTTGAATGCGATTGTCTCGCTTTGCCTCCTCTTTTGCCCTTCCCAGCTTGTATTCTAGCGAGGCCTCTTTGACCCAATCAACCTACCTCCCTGCTTGACCTGCTTGCCTTGCTGTCCTGTCTCTCTTCCTCCATCCATCTGGCCTTCCCTTCGTCTATCTTTCTCCGCCTCCTTTCACTCTCCCTTCCTCCACCAACACCGTTCTCGTCTCACAAGTCCCTCTTTGGCAGTCGACTTAGGATCGTCTGCCATATACACAGTCTTTActgcttcttgtcgtcggTCTCTTTATAAACATTGCGTTTCGGGCGTCGTGGTTCTTCTCAACCTTCGTTCCCCCTTTACGCTCAGTCTCTGTGATTTCGCCCCTCATCGACTTTTCATATCATGCGTCTCTCCGTCTCCGCCGCCACCATCGGCGCTGTGGTTTTGGCCGCTCCTCTGGTCTCCGCCGCTGGACGCCACGAGCGAGGCCTTGTCGACCCTTCGGAACACCCTGCCGGTCACCTGTTCCACAAGCGTGCCTCTGAGCACCACGGAATCACCAAGCGTCAGCTCTCCACCACTTCCAAAAACGGCATGCCTTACCCTCCTGCCGGTGCTGACCCGCCTCCCGCCAGCTCGCTGCCCCAGGCTTGGATCGACCGCTACAACCAAAAGAAGAATGCCGGTTTGATCCCCAACATCCCCCGATCCATCACCGACCCCAACACGCGTGCCACCGTCTACCCTGCCGGCACCGACATGACCAACGTCTGCTCTTGGACTGTGCAGAAGTGTGATACAGGTGATATCTGGCTGGCTCCCGATAACTATGTCTCGATCACCTTTGACGACGGCCCCACTCCTCAGTCGCACAGCCTCATCGACTATCTCCAGGCGCAGAAGCAGACTGCTACCCACTTCCTCATCGGCAGTGCCATTGTATGGAACCCCGACGCGATGGATCTTTACGTCAAGGCTGATCCTCCCATGCACCTTGGTGTTCACACCTGGTCGCACACTCTTCAGACGGGCAAGACGGATCTCGAGATTCTCGGCGATCTCGGCTGGACCATGCAGATCATCTACGATCTGACCGGTTCCGTCCCTATGTACTGGCGTCCTCCTGAGGGTGACGTCGATGCCCGCGTTCGTGCGATCGCCACCGAGGTGCTCGGTCTGCAGACCGTAATGTGGAAcaaggatgccgacgaTTGGTGTCTGCGTCAGGGCACCGGCACCGCTCAGCTCCAGACCTGCACCACCGGCGTCGGCGCCACCAAGCAGGGCGTCATCCGTGAGATGACCAGCTGGGCCCAAACCACCAACCGTACCGGCTTCATCTCGCTTGAACACGAGACCACCGACCAGGCCATCGACGCCTTCAAGGAGTATCACCAGGCCCTCGTTCAAAACAATTGGATTGCTGGTGCCGTGCCCGAACTCCAGGGGTTGCCTTACTACCAGAACCAGTGGAACCTCACCTCACGAAAGGAACgcgtcgacagcatctTGCCCACTCGTGATCCTATCAAGGTGGTCCACTCGGATGCTCCACGTGGCAGCAGGAGGGCTCCTGACACGAGCGCCTTTGCCAATCTTGATGGTAGTGGCGCTAGCGCTGGcgcttcgtcctcggcaAGTGCAGCTGCGACCAGAACGCGTGGTTCATCTGCAGCATCCGCTGCTACCGGTTCTTCCAGCTCCTCTATCAGCTCTGGCAGCACTTCTAGCACCACGAATTCCTCCTCCAAGAGTCAGTCGAGTTCGGGTGCCACCCACTCCATCGCTggcgcttccaccatcgGCTTTGGCGCTTTGGCTGTCGCTTTTGCTCTCTTGCTCTGAGCTTCACCATACGGCTCAGCCCCACACCTCGGACTTCTCTACCATCATCGTAGAGGAAACTTTTGGAAGGTGCCGCATCAACATACATTCATTGTATCGACACAGCGgtggctcgctcgctgtCTGTCtgctctctttctcttcttcGATGCTCTACAATTCTTAGCCActctttttttttgctCTTCCCCTCGTTCTGTCACTCCCATATTTGCTTGCACCGGTCTCGTTGTTCATAATCGATGCCTTCCTCTCCGCCGCCCTCTCCCAAAAGCCGAAGGAGAGTGACATTGGTTGGATTTGAGGAAGGAGATCCTTTTAACTCATCTTTCGTGTTGTTTTCTTTGTGGTCTTGATGTGCAACATTCTGTCTTGTCTTTTACAGATGTCGGGGCTAGCTTGGAATCAGATCGGGCCACGCCGGGGTGTTATGAGTCGGTCGCGTGatgatcgagcttgagTAGGCTGCCGTTCCGCACTCCTATGAGCGGGGCGTGACACGCTAGAGGACGGGAATGAGGTGTTTGAGGTGAACGGCGCGAGCGCTGGGCATGATGTCAGCAAACGGGTTGTGTAACATCCGTCGAAGCGGCTTGACAGATCGCGCAGATCCGTGGTCGACGACTCCTATCTCACCGCTCTCGGCTCGTTCGAGGATGCCAGAGGTTCTGCTGTCTAGACGCTATGCATCTTGGATGTATTCGGAAGGAGAAAACGATACAGTGTTTTACAGATTTGCACGGTAGTGTGGTTTGGCTGCATGCGCCTGATTTGCGTGAATACGGCGAATACAAATCCAATCTAGGCGATGCATATCAAAAGTCGATGGTAGGTCGTGCCTTGTACTTTCGAGTAGCTCTCGAAGGCAGCGTATGCATCATGTGGTTGCCATGAAGTTCGAAGCGAAGGTGACCTGGATCCGCCGAATGCTGAGTAGAAGCGAGAGGCACCTTGATCGCAAACACAGCGTTCTTCTTGGGTATGGTGCGAGTTGCGCTGCATCGTGCCTCTCGATTTTCGCTTGACACCTTGGGTGGTATCGCGATGATGATTGTATGTTCGGTCTCTTTGACCACGAGACCGTGTTGAGAGACAAGAGAAGGGTTGGCAGCACGAACCACCTCGATCTCTGCTCCGCAGAGATCAGCCTTTATCAACGATGCTTGAACCGCGCTGACGGTGCCTGAAGACATGGTGGCGAGATTCCTCTCATCGAATTGCGTATTTGGCACGAGCTGGCCCTTGCCGTTGATCGCGACAATATTGAGCAATTGCTGGATGTAGGAGCGCCACATATCATGCAGCGGCTTTACAAGCTCGTAGCTGATGTTGGAGTCGACTTGCTCCAGTCCCATGCGTTTGCGCTGTGAGCGACTGAGCGGCTTTTTCGAAGCCGCATCGATCTTTTTCGCCTGATTCgtccgatgacgaggtACGGATTGCAAGCGTTTCAGCTGCTTCGTGGCATCCGCAAGCAGACGTTGTTTGGTTTTGACAAGCTCTTTGCTTGCAGTTACATGCTCATCGCCTTCTTGCTCATGCTGGATCGCGGATTGTTGAGACCGAGCGCGTTTGTTtgcaagagctcgagtcTTTGCAGATCTAGCTGTTGCGATGCGCAGCCTCTTGAGCTCTGACAGCTCGCTCTTGACTCTCCTCTTGCGCTTGATAAGCTTGCGTTCGGCTAGAATGcgagcatcgacatcgCTACCACCGGGTTTTGGGCgagcgcgatcgagatTGGTAATCTGTATACGACGGTCCTGCAATCGTTCACGGTAGTACTGCGATACTTGTGAATCCGAAATGTTGTCGGCAttcaaagctgctcgcagCACCTGGTGTACTGCACTtgcagagccagagccgcTCGTTTCCATGTAGGTGCCATCCATTCCGTAGAACCCTCAGAATATCCGAGCGAGGCTGTTCTTGGTTCCGATTATCGAATGGCTCGGGTGCCTGTTGCTATCCAAGAGGACGAGAATCAAAGGTTgaagcaatcgtgaatcacgaatcgtcaCTTTCAAAGCAGCGAGCTCATatacattcacgaataatcgtgaatctctAAATTTCAATCTTGAACCCTGA of the Mycosarcoma maydis chromosome 2, whole genome shotgun sequence genome contains:
- a CDS encoding uncharacterized protein (related to chitin deacetylase precursor), with the protein product MRLSVSAATIGAVVLAAPLVSAAGRHERGLVDPSEHPAGHLFHKRASEHHGITKRQLSTTSKNGMPYPPAGADPPPASSLPQAWIDRYNQKKNAGLIPNIPRSITDPNTRATVYPAGTDMTNVCSWTVQKCDTGDIWLAPDNYVSITFDDGPTPQSHSLIDYLQAQKQTATHFLIGSAIVWNPDAMDLYVKADPPMHLGVHTWSHTLQTGKTDLEILGDLGWTMQIIYDLTGSVPMYWRPPEGDVDARVRAIATEVLGLQTVMWNKDADDWCLRQGTGTAQLQTCTTGVGATKQGVIREMTSWAQTTNRTGFISLEHETTDQAIDAFKEYHQALVQNNWIAGAVPELQGLPYYQNQWNLTSRKERVDSILPTRDPIKVVHSDAPRGSRRAPDTSAFANLDGSGASAGASSSASAAATRTRGSSAASAATGSSSSSISSGSTSSTTNSSSKSQSSSGATHSIAGASTIGFGALAVAFALLL
- a CDS encoding uncharacterized protein (related to POP4 - protein involved in processing of tRNAs and rRNAs), translating into MDGTYMETSGSGSASAVHQVLRAALNADNISDSQVSQYYRERLQDRRIQITNLDRARPKPGGSDVDARILAERKLIKRKRRVKSELSELKRLRIATARSAKTRALANKRARSQQSAIQHEQEGDEHVTASKELVKTKQRLLADATKQLKRLQSVPRHRTNQAKKIDAASKKPLSRSQRKRMGLEQVDSNISYELVKPLHDMWRSYIQQLLNIVAINGKGQLVPNTQFDERNLATMSSGTVSAVQASLIKADLCGAEIEVVRAANPSLVSQHGLVVKETEHTIIIAIPPKVSSENREARCSATRTIPKKNAVFAIKVPLASTQHSADPGHLRFELHGNHMMHTLPSRATRKYKARPTIDF